The Leptolyngbyaceae cyanobacterium genome window below encodes:
- a CDS encoding type I restriction endonuclease subunit R, translating to MTQTLPIERILKTFSQLQNQFNLQRSTDDQFFTEWLNADIELTDKEQQTLDAIRQKYFYQLSDNQLGEETIKLIVLSPLLDLAGFFDPPFRFKTETTVQITVESDDVIYRGRIDALVLQEKFWIVVIESKETSFSLELALPQTLAYMLANPNPEKPVFGMVTNGGNFIFVKLQIQEFPQYELSNIFSLLPRHNQLYDVLEILKRLGQIARES from the coding sequence ATGACTCAAACTTTACCAATCGAGCGCATTCTAAAAACTTTCAGTCAACTCCAAAACCAATTCAACCTCCAGCGCAGTACAGATGACCAATTCTTTACCGAATGGTTAAACGCTGACATCGAACTAACCGACAAAGAACAACAAACACTCGATGCCATTCGCCAAAAATACTTTTATCAACTATCAGATAATCAACTGGGAGAAGAAACAATTAAATTAATTGTCCTATCTCCATTGTTGGATTTGGCTGGATTTTTCGACCCACCATTTCGATTTAAAACTGAAACAACAGTCCAAATTACAGTAGAAAGCGATGATGTAATTTATCGAGGACGCATTGATGCTCTTGTTTTACAAGAAAAGTTTTGGATTGTTGTCATCGAATCCAAAGAAACCAGCTTTTCTTTAGAACTTGCTTTACCGCAAACGTTAGCTTATATGCTAGCTAATCCAAATCCAGAAAAACCCGTTTTCGGAATGGTAACCAATGGCGGAAATTTTATCTTTGTCAAACTGCAAATTCAAGAATTTCCCCAATATGAACTATCTAATATATTTTCCCTTCTCCCCCGTCATAATCAACTTTATGATGTGTTGGAGATCCTTAAACGTTTGGGACAAATCGCCAGGGAGTCTTGA
- a CDS encoding metalloregulator ArsR/SmtB family transcription factor, with the protein MFQEKLMVNLPAIAPEIIAAGFHALSDPIRLQAIELLRSQELCVCELCEHIGVTQSKLSFHLRTLKEAGLVRSRQEGRWIYYSLNLPQFVVLEQYLAEYRRFSSILPARSCQETP; encoded by the coding sequence ATGTTTCAAGAAAAGTTGATGGTAAACTTACCTGCGATCGCACCAGAAATCATTGCTGCTGGCTTTCATGCTTTATCCGATCCGATCCGGCTTCAGGCGATCGAACTTCTGCGTTCTCAAGAGTTATGCGTGTGCGAACTCTGCGAACACATCGGCGTTACCCAGTCTAAGCTTTCCTTTCACCTCAGAACGCTCAAAGAAGCGGGATTAGTGCGATCGCGCCAGGAAGGACGCTGGATTTACTACAGCCTGAATTTGCCACAATTTGTGGTTTTAGAGCAGTATTTAGCAGAATATCGCCGCTTCAGTTCCATTTTACCCGCTCGTTCCTGCCAAGAAACTCCTTAA